Proteins encoded in a region of the Synergistota bacterium genome:
- a CDS encoding choice-of-anchor D domain-containing protein: MRNFRAVAPALIVVGLIGVLSFVLPAFASLGWKNAFIWGGSNHDLSNWYPNRALVPLSGDRFYVVYEDAFFNNGANTFQRIWGIEGRVVQSGAEYYVEWKAPEEIDVVEQVSYKLGCVSAVVSGEEIHIAYYKQVSTTSYKLIYAKRSSSGVWSKEIVGNSTGTLNKNRTPSIAISGNTVYIAYYDDSNKLVSVSKSSGSWSTPSIISSAASSRPSLGIRAGSPVVAYISSNGVQYAYGAPSWVSTTATTSPSTGKFIALGFDASGYPHVAFASESGVFVAYSTTPNTGPWFVRNLKAPSGDAEWVDIYSATVGNSVRMFAFYATGATVAVSYFPPLPSDAASVSTATLIPSTLATEAVVFAFHNSSASTLNGLMVHILGTDNSNLHYWHAFNIASGTTRSPDSFPIIREVDFGKNVAGIMSGGVFHAVAFATNSYEIWYLRRSDDGYWMAEMVTQATASALGITLSGGTPHIAYIATSSVSKLYYSYRIGFESWSGPTDIAEVSTPATSSRGVAIAVDSSDGNRPYIAYIDKDKIYLFRKSNTGGWIDVLSGSTAPTVPLASASSSIDSISMKIVNGDLYLSYGKDSQEVHWIWRDNLKNMDNQDTQRTDTIVEYSTVPYSPVHTDIFVDPARDRAYIVYRAGLEDLKEARYVSSTLTFEGRKFVDSQGVFEWPSSIVVNNSLVVSYYQYSQATAGDVKGLKVAYEGSPYTRDEVDGCDSAAYDVGQYSQIGTDGNKLYVLSYDATNKALKIAVSDSVPYIAPPSPPGTLDVSPKSYDFGNVLVGSSASANFTLTNTTSSNISVSISSSDNAFVPAVSATTVPANGSVSFAVKFSPTQDKGYSGTVTITGGGYTLYVAVSGKGYVQPPPGQVTLTVDTSDMNFGEVFVNESKLLRRNVIVSNGTNNDVNVNIAIAGAGASAFTISNTTWTAPANKIYEKEVIITFEPTDGKDYEATVTVSAGNQSKSFKVKGKGVFKVGEGGGCSASVSGSIGLALLLIGPALLLLRRK; encoded by the coding sequence GTGAGAAACTTTAGAGCGGTTGCACCAGCATTGATAGTGGTCGGATTGATTGGTGTTCTTTCCTTTGTTCTTCCTGCCTTTGCTTCCCTTGGCTGGAAAAATGCCTTCATCTGGGGTGGCTCAAATCATGACCTTTCTAACTGGTATCCAAACAGGGCTTTAGTTCCATTAAGCGGTGATAGGTTTTATGTTGTGTATGAGGATGCATTTTTTAACAATGGAGCTAATACCTTCCAAAGGATCTGGGGGATAGAGGGAAGAGTTGTTCAAAGCGGAGCAGAGTATTATGTAGAATGGAAAGCTCCTGAGGAGATAGACGTGGTTGAGCAGGTTTCTTATAAACTAGGATGTGTTTCAGCAGTTGTAAGCGGAGAAGAGATTCATATAGCTTACTATAAGCAGGTTTCTACAACATCTTACAAGCTAATTTATGCTAAAAGAAGCTCCTCAGGGGTATGGAGTAAAGAGATTGTGGGAAATTCTACAGGAACGCTTAATAAGAACCGTACTCCTTCTATAGCTATATCTGGTAACACCGTTTATATAGCTTATTATGATGATAGCAATAAGCTTGTTTCTGTTAGTAAAAGCTCTGGAAGCTGGAGCACACCGAGCATTATCTCTAGTGCTGCTTCATCTCGCCCCTCTTTAGGTATAAGAGCTGGTTCTCCTGTGGTTGCCTATATATCATCTAACGGAGTTCAATATGCATATGGTGCTCCAAGCTGGGTTTCCACTACAGCTACTACTTCTCCCTCTACTGGTAAGTTTATAGCCTTAGGTTTTGATGCCAGTGGCTATCCTCATGTTGCCTTCGCAAGTGAGTCTGGAGTCTTTGTCGCTTACTCCACAACTCCAAATACAGGTCCCTGGTTTGTTCGAAATTTGAAGGCACCTTCTGGAGATGCGGAATGGGTTGACATATATAGCGCTACAGTGGGAAATTCTGTAAGGATGTTTGCCTTCTATGCTACTGGTGCTACGGTTGCTGTTTCTTATTTCCCACCATTACCTTCAGATGCAGCAAGCGTTTCTACAGCAACCTTAATTCCAAGCACGTTAGCAACTGAGGCAGTGGTCTTTGCCTTCCATAACTCAAGTGCTTCTACCCTTAATGGCTTAATGGTTCATATTCTTGGGACTGATAATAGCAACTTGCACTATTGGCATGCCTTTAATATAGCTTCTGGGACTACCCGATCGCCTGATAGTTTCCCGATAATTAGGGAGGTTGACTTTGGTAAGAATGTCGCAGGTATTATGTCTGGTGGAGTATTTCATGCTGTTGCTTTTGCAACAAATAGTTATGAGATATGGTATCTGAGAAGAAGTGATGACGGTTACTGGATGGCTGAGATGGTAACTCAGGCGACCGCTTCCGCACTTGGTATAACCCTTTCAGGTGGAACACCTCACATAGCCTATATAGCTACCAGCTCTGTATCAAAGCTTTATTACTCTTACAGAATAGGCTTTGAAAGCTGGAGCGGTCCTACCGATATCGCAGAGGTTTCAACTCCAGCCACTAGCTCAAGAGGGGTTGCTATAGCGGTAGATTCGAGCGATGGTAATAGGCCGTATATAGCCTATATAGACAAAGATAAGATCTATCTCTTTAGAAAATCTAACACAGGAGGCTGGATAGATGTATTAAGCGGTAGTACCGCTCCTACTGTGCCGCTTGCCTCTGCAAGCTCCTCTATAGACTCGATAAGCATGAAGATAGTGAATGGGGATCTTTATCTTTCTTATGGTAAGGATTCTCAAGAGGTACACTGGATTTGGAGAGACAACCTTAAGAATATGGACAACCAAGATACCCAAAGAACGGATACCATTGTGGAGTATTCTACCGTGCCTTACTCTCCGGTACACACCGATATATTTGTTGACCCAGCTCGCGACCGTGCTTATATAGTTTACAGGGCTGGTCTTGAAGATCTTAAGGAAGCAAGATATGTATCTTCTACTTTAACCTTTGAAGGAAGAAAATTTGTAGATTCTCAGGGAGTATTCGAGTGGCCTTCATCTATTGTGGTTAATAACTCTTTGGTTGTAAGCTATTATCAATATAGCCAGGCTACCGCAGGCGATGTTAAAGGCTTGAAGGTTGCTTACGAAGGAAGCCCATATACTCGAGACGAGGTTGATGGCTGTGATAGTGCCGCTTACGATGTTGGTCAGTACTCACAGATTGGTACTGACGGAAACAAGCTTTACGTCCTTTCCTACGATGCTACTAACAAGGCTCTAAAGATTGCAGTTTCAGATAGCGTTCCCTATATAGCTCCTCCTTCTCCACCGGGCACCTTAGATGTTTCACCTAAGAGTTACGACTTTGGTAATGTATTGGTTGGTTCCTCTGCGAGTGCTAACTTTACCTTAACTAATACCACTTCATCTAATATAAGTGTGAGCATATCTTCTAGTGATAATGCCTTCGTTCCTGCAGTTTCTGCAACCACTGTCCCAGCTAATGGAAGCGTTTCCTTTGCTGTTAAGTTCTCACCAACCCAGGACAAAGGTTACTCTGGAACTGTAACGATAACTGGTGGAGGTTATACCCTTTATGTAGCGGTATCTGGAAAGGGTTATGTTCAGCCTCCTCCAGGGCAAGTTACGCTTACAGTTGACACTTCAGATATGAACTTTGGTGAAGTTTTCGTGAACGAATCTAAGTTGCTTAGAAGAAATGTAATTGTTTCTAATGGGACAAACAATGATGTTAATGTTAATATAGCTATCGCTGGTGCTGGTGCTTCCGCATTTACTATATCTAATACGACCTGGACCGCTCCTGCGAATAAAATATATGAGAAAGAGGTCATAATTACCTTTGAACCTACCGATGGGAAAGATTATGAAGCAACAGTCACTGTAAGTGCTGGTAATCAGAGTAAAAGCTTCAAAGTTAAAGGAAAAGGTGTTTTCAAAGTTGGTGAAGGCGGCGGTTGTAGCGCATCGGTATCTGGTTCGATTGGATTAGCGCTACTTTTAATTGGTCCTGCGCTTCTCCTTTTAAGGAGGAAGTAG
- a CDS encoding general secretion pathway protein GspK, which produces MSKKGSIFLSVILGTSIAIALSIALNYFARVEINKSYNFRYRSEARILSRSIIDALKTNPISIPPYELSPKRWIRVESEDLERYININTIILPDGKTLDIKWEKIFERILRLAGAPIDLLPKICDFIDTDKDARLGGYEGEENLNRRLYLLEEILRMRDLNKELYDKVFSKYFTAVSSGRININTAPKEVLMALSEEIDEEVADAIIEFRRGEKIERASDLKKIPGFPEKIIPQVAEVICFDSKYYRLKVEVKVEEAIFKTEVVVSDGRIIYEREGW; this is translated from the coding sequence ATGAGTAAGAAGGGCTCGATATTTTTAAGCGTGATTTTAGGGACAAGTATCGCCATAGCTTTAAGCATAGCGCTAAATTACTTTGCAAGAGTAGAGATTAATAAAAGCTATAATTTCCGATATAGAAGCGAGGCTCGCATTCTTTCAAGGAGCATAATAGACGCTTTGAAAACAAACCCTATATCCATTCCACCTTATGAGTTAAGCCCGAAAAGATGGATCAGAGTAGAATCGGAAGACTTAGAGCGTTACATAAATATAAATACCATAATTTTGCCAGATGGCAAGACCCTTGACATAAAATGGGAAAAAATTTTTGAAAGGATCTTAAGGTTAGCCGGTGCTCCGATAGATCTGTTACCAAAGATATGTGACTTTATAGACACGGATAAAGATGCTCGCTTAGGAGGATACGAGGGAGAGGAGAACTTAAATAGAAGGCTTTATCTCTTAGAGGAGATATTAAGGATGAGAGATTTAAATAAGGAGCTTTACGACAAGGTCTTCTCAAAATACTTCACGGCGGTCTCCAGCGGGAGGATTAATATAAATACGGCACCAAAGGAGGTCCTCATGGCTTTATCTGAAGAGATAGATGAAGAGGTTGCCGATGCTATAATAGAGTTTAGAAGGGGAGAGAAGATTGAGAGGGCCTCGGACTTAAAGAAGATACCTGGTTTTCCTGAGAAGATAATACCCCAAGTGGCAGAGGTTATATGTTTCGATAGCAAGTACTATAGGTTGAAAGTTGAAGTTAAGGTTGAAGAGGCAATTTTTAAAACCGAAGTAGTGGTAAGCGATGGAAGGATAATATATGAGAGGGAGGGCTGGTGA
- the gspM gene encoding type II secretion system protein GspM, giving the protein MGERERKALIYGGIAVALILIFNFLLYPMHLKLKDAKIQIEIKKEELKQIIALGERYLYLSKSTLGGEKKVESLFSYLSALPQKLGIAEKLIYIKPLGGERYELKLEGLTNEELVRYLSELEKDGIAIIREADIKSGGNPRRASLSLVVSTLE; this is encoded by the coding sequence ATGGGAGAGAGGGAAAGGAAAGCTTTAATATACGGTGGAATAGCAGTAGCTTTGATACTTATTTTTAACTTTCTTTTATACCCCATGCATCTTAAGCTAAAGGATGCAAAGATTCAAATAGAAATTAAGAAGGAGGAGCTTAAACAGATAATAGCTTTAGGTGAGAGATATTTGTATCTTTCGAAAAGCACCTTAGGGGGAGAGAAAAAGGTGGAGAGCCTTTTTTCCTATTTAAGCGCTCTTCCTCAGAAGCTTGGAATAGCTGAAAAGCTTATATATATAAAGCCTCTAGGGGGAGAGAGATACGAGCTTAAGCTTGAAGGGCTCACTAATGAGGAGCTCGTCAGGTATCTATCTGAGCTTGAGAAAGATGGAATAGCGATTATAAGGGAGGCGGACATAAAGTCTGGCGGAAATCCAAGAAGGGCATCCTTATCTTTGGTGGTGTCAACGCTTGAGTAA
- a CDS encoding PDZ domain-containing protein, with protein sequence MRLWKMVLNLLFLGILVLTGMELSNLFLSYVDKVFAEEDIKAEIKLDTSKERDKKKEDLGKYLEGKRTLARNILDITPQEKKEATQVKKEEAKKEEVRTLNVRLLGIVTGATEEAVISDGSGIKRIKVGDDVMGYKVKKIERDLVILQKDNGEEALISFQYSGAQVSQEIKKPSQPTASATSPEPPKEEKKAEADVTKTAEGKTVISRDTVNEFLMSPQNFLKGIFIGPNFKDNKPNGFIVRNITNEHILAKIGIKRGDIIKKVNGIEINNVTDYYNAIRSVTQGENLTITIEREGKEIDIGCEIR encoded by the coding sequence ATGAGATTATGGAAGATGGTTTTGAATTTGTTGTTTTTAGGGATACTTGTATTAACGGGAATGGAGCTTTCAAACCTGTTTTTAAGCTATGTGGATAAGGTTTTTGCCGAAGAGGATATAAAAGCGGAAATTAAGCTTGATACCTCGAAAGAAAGGGATAAGAAGAAGGAAGACCTTGGTAAGTACTTAGAGGGGAAAAGGACATTAGCGAGAAACATACTTGATATAACGCCACAGGAGAAGAAAGAAGCGACTCAGGTCAAGAAGGAAGAGGCTAAAAAGGAGGAGGTTAGAACACTTAACGTTAGGCTTTTAGGGATCGTAACTGGGGCTACGGAAGAAGCGGTTATATCAGATGGAAGCGGAATTAAAAGGATAAAGGTTGGAGACGATGTAATGGGATATAAGGTTAAAAAGATAGAGAGAGACTTGGTTATACTTCAAAAAGATAATGGAGAGGAAGCTTTGATATCCTTCCAATATAGCGGAGCCCAAGTGAGTCAAGAGATTAAAAAGCCAAGCCAACCTACCGCTTCTGCAACATCTCCTGAACCGCCTAAGGAGGAGAAAAAGGCGGAAGCTGATGTTACTAAAACAGCCGAAGGGAAAACTGTGATATCAAGGGATACAGTGAATGAGTTTTTGATGAGTCCCCAAAACTTCCTGAAAGGTATATTCATAGGGCCTAACTTTAAGGACAATAAGCCTAATGGTTTCATAGTGAGAAACATAACGAATGAGCACATATTAGCCAAGATAGGAATCAAAAGAGGAGATATTATTAAGAAGGTTAACGGAATAGAGATAAATAACGTGACAGATTACTATAACGCTATAAGATCTGTAACCCAGGGGGAAAACTTAACCATAACGATAGAAAGGGAAGGAAAGGAGATCGATATAGGATGCGAAATAAGATAG
- the gspD gene encoding type II secretion system secretin GspD, with product MRNKIALLMALFLTLFAFETLAIPGGTGFEVKEEAKKAKGTGWVTFDFKDIDLEVFIKFVAEITGKNIILSPEVRGKVTVISPKPIPIKNVYDVFLSILRLNGFTAVKSGEFIKIIPLKDARAELGDFLEGKIKVEPGDELITQLVSLNYVDAKLAAEMVKVLLSPVGRIGIYPPTNTIVVSDSSSVVSRIVRSLEVIDTPEEERKLEVYKLKYAGANSLAKKLLNIIKEDKTQTRFALNTAMVMPDERTNSLILLGSAAQLQRIKQILPDLDKPAEAGSNLFNVYRLKNAKAEEVAKTLESIVKATVEKGADPQDAVIISPSKETNSLIIMASPERFRMLLPLIQELDKPRKQILIKALIAEVNMTRLEHKGIDWATIGGIIESGVLYGASISMGEGGIPSEAISLAQEKKATGIVYAIVNLLKKYNALNILSMPTLLCTENQEASLQVGQVIPQIKSAASKVEDPTAINKVYEYKDVGIILKVTPHISGEETLRLDIKQIIEDVISPITSETPVTTKREINTTTVVRSGQTIMLGGLIQNATKRVERRTPVLGYIPLVGELFKTKITQFEKVNLIVFMTPYIIEKPEDLQKLTQESLLEQEDVKRIEEWLKKQGVIRDK from the coding sequence ATGCGAAATAAGATAGCCTTATTGATGGCTCTTTTTTTGACGCTATTCGCCTTTGAGACATTAGCCATACCTGGAGGAACAGGCTTTGAAGTTAAGGAAGAAGCGAAGAAAGCCAAAGGAACAGGATGGGTAACTTTTGACTTTAAAGATATCGATCTAGAGGTATTCATTAAATTCGTAGCAGAGATAACCGGAAAGAATATAATACTTTCGCCTGAGGTAAGAGGAAAGGTAACCGTGATATCCCCTAAACCCATTCCGATTAAGAACGTATACGATGTATTTCTCTCTATCTTGAGGCTTAACGGATTTACCGCGGTTAAGTCGGGCGAGTTTATAAAGATAATACCCCTTAAAGATGCGAGAGCGGAATTGGGAGATTTCCTAGAGGGAAAAATAAAGGTAGAGCCAGGTGATGAGCTTATCACACAGCTTGTATCCTTAAACTATGTGGATGCAAAGCTTGCAGCCGAAATGGTTAAGGTCCTTCTATCTCCTGTAGGAAGAATAGGGATATATCCTCCAACGAACACGATAGTTGTAAGCGATAGCTCTTCGGTGGTATCAAGAATAGTAAGGTCGCTTGAGGTTATAGATACTCCAGAGGAGGAAAGAAAGCTTGAGGTGTATAAACTAAAATATGCAGGAGCAAACAGCTTGGCCAAGAAGCTATTAAATATCATAAAGGAGGATAAAACCCAGACCAGGTTTGCCCTTAACACGGCGATGGTAATGCCTGATGAAAGGACAAACTCGCTTATACTTCTTGGAAGCGCTGCACAACTTCAAAGGATAAAGCAAATACTTCCTGACCTTGATAAGCCCGCTGAGGCCGGCTCTAACCTATTTAACGTATATAGACTTAAGAATGCAAAGGCTGAAGAGGTAGCGAAAACCTTGGAAAGCATAGTCAAGGCTACAGTAGAAAAGGGAGCAGATCCTCAGGATGCGGTAATCATATCCCCAAGCAAGGAAACTAACTCCTTAATAATAATGGCATCACCTGAAAGGTTCAGAATGCTTCTACCATTAATTCAAGAGCTAGACAAGCCAAGAAAGCAAATCCTAATAAAGGCGCTTATAGCGGAAGTCAACATGACCAGGCTTGAGCACAAGGGAATAGATTGGGCAACCATAGGCGGGATCATTGAAAGCGGCGTTTTGTATGGGGCATCCATATCTATGGGTGAGGGAGGAATACCAAGTGAAGCCATAAGCTTGGCTCAAGAGAAGAAAGCAACTGGAATAGTTTATGCCATAGTAAACCTGCTTAAGAAATATAATGCACTAAATATACTGTCTATGCCAACCCTTCTATGCACGGAAAACCAAGAGGCAAGCCTTCAAGTGGGCCAGGTTATACCACAGATTAAGTCGGCAGCAAGCAAGGTTGAGGATCCAACGGCGATAAATAAGGTTTATGAATATAAAGATGTGGGTATAATACTTAAGGTTACCCCCCATATATCTGGTGAAGAGACCCTGAGGCTTGATATAAAGCAGATAATAGAAGATGTGATAAGTCCAATAACATCAGAAACACCAGTAACCACGAAAAGAGAGATAAACACGACAACGGTTGTAAGAAGCGGACAGACTATAATGCTCGGAGGGCTAATTCAAAACGCCACGAAGAGAGTGGAAAGAAGGACTCCCGTTTTAGGATATATACCGTTAGTTGGAGAGCTATTTAAGACCAAGATAACCCAGTTTGAGAAGGTGAACCTTATAGTATTTATGACCCCTTACATAATAGAGAAGCCTGAAGATCTACAGAAGCTAACACAGGAAAGCCTCCTTGAACAGGAGGATGTTAAAAGAATCGAAGAATGGTTAAAAAAGCAAGGGGTTATAAGAGATAAATGA
- the gspE gene encoding type II secretion system ATPase GspE, whose amino-acid sequence MIDYKELEGILHLKLSIDFLKKNKICPISLRDGTLKVAISSFEGLKAAKSLGVELNLEIEPVLIDEKEILNAISWLYDATTKSTLQEVERLDEERISLEELSERQDIITSEDSAPIIKLVNSLIFQAIKERASDIHLEPYERELRIRYRIDGILYDRLSLPKKLHPPILSRIKVMSKLDIAEHFIPQDGRIGVKLTDREIDIRVAVIPTQFGERVTLRLLDKKQGLITLSELGLDEDGEKKLRRLISTPYGIILVTGPTGSGKTTTLYAILQELKTPEVNIITIEDPVEYELEGISQIQVNEKAGLTFASGLRSILRHDPDIIMVGEIRDRETAEIAVQAALTGHLVLSTLHTNDAPSAVTRLVDMGIEPYLVSSSVIGVIAQRLVRRICGKCRESYEEDPEVLREMRIEKGVKLYRGKGCSNCLNTGYWGRIALFEQLDFDEDLRRELIRTQDASVLRRIAIEKGMRSLKEDGVLKALKGITTLSEVIRVAGR is encoded by the coding sequence ATGATAGATTATAAGGAACTTGAGGGGATACTACACCTTAAGCTCTCTATAGATTTCTTAAAGAAAAATAAGATATGCCCCATATCCCTGAGGGATGGGACTTTAAAGGTAGCTATAAGCTCTTTCGAGGGACTTAAGGCAGCCAAAAGCTTAGGGGTTGAGCTTAACTTAGAAATAGAGCCTGTCTTAATAGATGAGAAAGAGATACTTAACGCAATAAGCTGGCTTTACGATGCAACCACTAAAAGCACCCTTCAAGAGGTTGAAAGGCTCGATGAGGAGAGAATCTCCCTCGAGGAGCTATCGGAAAGGCAGGATATAATAACCTCTGAGGACTCCGCTCCGATAATAAAGCTTGTGAACTCCTTAATATTTCAAGCAATTAAAGAGAGAGCCTCGGATATTCATCTTGAGCCTTACGAGAGAGAGCTTAGGATAAGATATAGGATAGACGGAATACTCTACGATAGATTATCCTTACCCAAGAAGCTTCACCCCCCTATACTTTCCAGGATCAAGGTTATGTCGAAACTAGACATAGCGGAGCACTTCATACCACAAGACGGAAGAATAGGAGTAAAGCTAACCGATAGAGAGATAGATATAAGGGTGGCGGTTATACCTACGCAATTCGGCGAAAGGGTTACCTTAAGGCTTCTTGATAAGAAGCAGGGATTGATAACCTTAAGCGAGCTTGGTCTTGACGAGGATGGGGAAAAGAAGTTAAGGAGGCTTATATCAACCCCTTACGGGATAATACTCGTCACAGGGCCTACGGGAAGCGGAAAGACTACAACCCTTTACGCTATCCTGCAAGAGCTTAAAACGCCAGAGGTAAATATAATAACTATAGAGGATCCGGTTGAATACGAGCTTGAGGGAATAAGCCAGATACAGGTTAACGAGAAAGCTGGGTTAACTTTCGCATCGGGTCTTCGCTCCATATTAAGGCATGACCCAGACATAATAATGGTAGGAGAAATAAGAGATAGGGAAACGGCAGAGATAGCGGTTCAGGCAGCTTTAACGGGTCACTTAGTCCTATCCACCCTTCACACAAATGATGCCCCAAGCGCGGTAACAAGGCTTGTAGATATGGGAATAGAACCTTACTTGGTATCCTCATCAGTAATAGGGGTGATAGCTCAGAGATTGGTAAGGAGAATATGCGGAAAATGCAGAGAAAGCTATGAGGAGGATCCAGAGGTATTAAGGGAAATGCGAATCGAAAAGGGAGTTAAGCTTTACAGGGGCAAGGGTTGTTCAAACTGCTTAAATACGGGATATTGGGGAAGAATTGCTCTCTTTGAACAGCTTGATTTTGACGAAGACTTAAGAAGGGAGCTTATAAGAACTCAGGATGCTAGCGTTTTAAGAAGGATAGCGATAGAAAAGGGAATGAGAAGTCTAAAGGAAGATGGGGTACTTAAGGCCCTTAAAGGGATAACCACACTCTCTGAGGTAATAAGGGTTGCGGGAAGATAA
- a CDS encoding type II secretion system F family protein, whose product MAVFEYQAYGRDGRGIKGTIEAESKSQALSKLKRDGLVVVELKETRRVEKRKKLTPNKEEILNLAHGLGAHLRAGIPLIEALNILIEQTPSKNLRSALISIREDVSGGKRLYESLSNHLNLDESTVGLIRVGEESGSLDEVFERIAELREREIDVVRKITSALVYPMIMLVVGIGVVSFLLAFVVPKVVTLFTESGARLPAITRLLLFVTSFFNENGLYLILILLGLLLTVRFGARSSKIGERLDSLKLKIPFFKRVHTLYNLSLFCETLRIMIESGMSILRALEIAKGVFSNSIFRKAIEKTIEDVKEGKKLALSLRESRVFPPDMVYLIALGEESGELERSLKHLALNYNRDLSSALSKMTSAFEPLMILALGGVVGFIVIAILLPIFEISRLIR is encoded by the coding sequence ATGGCAGTCTTTGAGTATCAAGCTTATGGAAGAGACGGAAGAGGAATAAAGGGAACGATAGAGGCAGAATCAAAAAGCCAAGCACTAAGCAAGCTTAAGAGGGATGGCTTAGTAGTAGTTGAGCTTAAGGAGACAAGGAGAGTAGAAAAGAGAAAGAAGCTTACCCCTAACAAGGAAGAGATCTTGAACTTAGCCCACGGCCTCGGAGCTCACCTAAGGGCAGGAATCCCCCTTATAGAGGCCTTAAATATACTAATAGAGCAGACACCATCGAAGAACTTAAGAAGCGCTTTAATATCTATAAGGGAAGATGTTTCCGGAGGAAAGAGGCTCTATGAAAGCCTAAGCAACCACCTAAACTTAGATGAAAGCACCGTTGGATTGATAAGGGTTGGTGAGGAAAGCGGCTCCTTAGATGAGGTATTTGAGAGAATAGCTGAATTAAGAGAAAGAGAGATAGATGTGGTAAGGAAGATAACCAGCGCTCTCGTTTACCCGATGATAATGCTTGTTGTAGGAATAGGGGTTGTCTCCTTTCTCTTAGCCTTCGTTGTTCCCAAGGTGGTTACCCTATTTACGGAAAGCGGAGCTCGTCTTCCAGCGATAACGAGGCTTCTGCTCTTTGTAACCTCTTTCTTCAATGAAAACGGTTTATACCTTATCCTTATTTTACTTGGCTTGCTTTTAACGGTTCGATTTGGCGCTAGAAGCTCCAAGATAGGGGAGCGCTTAGACTCACTAAAGCTTAAGATACCTTTCTTTAAGAGGGTTCATACGCTTTACAACCTTTCTCTCTTTTGTGAAACGCTCAGAATCATGATTGAAAGCGGAATGAGCATATTAAGAGCTCTTGAAATAGCTAAGGGGGTTTTCAGTAATTCCATTTTCAGAAAAGCAATAGAAAAGACGATAGAAGATGTCAAGGAAGGGAAAAAGTTAGCGCTATCCTTAAGAGAAAGCAGGGTCTTTCCTCCAGATATGGTATACTTAATAGCGCTAGGGGAGGAAAGCGGAGAGTTAGAAAGGAGCTTAAAGCACTTAGCCTTAAACTACAATAGGGATCTATCATCGGCCCTATCTAAGATGACAAGCGCCTTTGAACCGCTTATGATCTTAGCCTTAGGTGGAGTTGTAGGATTCATAGTCATAGCTATACTTCTTCCCATATTCGAAATAAGCAGGCTGATAAGGTAA
- the gspG gene encoding type II secretion system major pseudopilin GspG, with product MKKRKKGFTLIELMVVIVILGLLAGLVIPRLVGRGEEAKVEIAKMQIKEIETALELYKLDNGFYPTTEQGLEALVQKPTSEPIPPRWREGGYIKKIPLDPWGRPYVYLCPGEHNKDSYDLFSYGADGKEGGEGVNADITNW from the coding sequence TTGAAGAAAAGAAAAAAGGGGTTTACCCTAATCGAGCTTATGGTCGTTATAGTTATACTCGGTCTCTTAGCTGGACTTGTCATACCAAGACTGGTAGGAAGAGGAGAGGAAGCAAAGGTTGAAATAGCTAAGATGCAGATAAAGGAGATAGAAACTGCCCTTGAGCTTTATAAGCTTGACAACGGTTTTTACCCAACTACCGAGCAGGGGCTTGAGGCCCTCGTTCAAAAGCCCACAAGCGAGCCCATACCTCCAAGGTGGAGAGAGGGAGGATACATAAAAAAGATACCCTTAGATCCATGGGGGAGGCCATATGTATATCTTTGCCCAGGGGAGCATAACAAGGATAGTTACGACCTATTCTCCTATGGGGCAGATGGAAAAGAGGGCGGAGAGGGGGTCAATGCAGATATAACCAATTGGTGA
- a CDS encoding prepilin-type N-terminal cleavage/methylation domain-containing protein, producing MKRNGFTLIEITIALLIMGLFLHLLIANWSGILSESRLESQAKMIKAFIEFAREEAVNKCIKIELIFKENEVKAIKSGGNEDTIKSITLEGASFKMEGEERVYIDELGKISGKIPLLFYEGKSIEFKIVNPILGIVSYEIK from the coding sequence GTGAAAAGAAATGGTTTCACGCTAATTGAGATCACAATAGCCTTACTCATAATGGGGCTGTTTTTACATCTTTTAATCGCAAACTGGAGCGGGATCTTAAGCGAAAGCCGTCTTGAGTCCCAGGCAAAGATGATAAAGGCCTTTATAGAGTTTGCTCGAGAGGAAGCAGTCAATAAATGTATTAAGATAGAGTTAATTTTCAAAGAGAACGAGGTTAAAGCGATAAAAAGCGGTGGAAATGAAGATACTATAAAGAGCATCACTTTAGAAGGAGCAAGCTTTAAAATGGAGGGAGAAGAGCGGGTTTACATAGATGAGCTTGGGAAGATAAGCGGGAAAATCCCCCTTTTATTCTATGAAGGTAAAAGCATCGAATTTAAGATAGTCAACCCCATTCTAGGCATAGTTAGCTATGAGATAAAATAA